From a region of the bacterium genome:
- a CDS encoding DUF4019 domain-containing protein gives MRNYIALALAIGIFCIVGCAPKISNPEAEKAAIESAQVWLELVDSEKYAESWEEAAEYFKSAISKSKWQGTIQAARKPLGKVISRELRSQRYTTSLPGAPDGEYVVIQYKTSFENKKAAIETITPMLDKDGKWRVSGYYIK, from the coding sequence ATGAGGAATTACATTGCACTTGCGTTGGCAATTGGGATTTTCTGTATTGTTGGATGTGCTCCGAAGATAAGTAATCCTGAAGCTGAGAAAGCAGCTATAGAGTCAGCACAAGTATGGCTGGAGTTAGTAGATAGTGAAAAATATGCAGAGAGTTGGGAAGAGGCAGCCGAATACTTCAAGTCAGCCATAAGTAAGAGCAAATGGCAAGGAACCATCCAAGCTGCAAGAAAACCTCTTGGGAAAGTGATCTCCAGAGAGCTCAGATCTCAGCGATATACAACTTCTCTTCCAGGCGCTCCAGATGGGGAGTATGTGGTAATCCAGTATAAGACATCTTTCGAGAATAAGAAGGCTGCCATCGAGACAATCACACCCATGTTGGATAAAGATGGTAAATGGAGAGTTTCCGGCTACTATATCAAGTAG